From the Martelella mediterranea DSM 17316 genome, one window contains:
- a CDS encoding TetR/AcrR family transcriptional regulator: MKAKAEPRRRRSPKGESRRQEILDAATKLFSHGGFHTASLADIADAVGLTQAGLLHYFPSKAELLLAVLRQREERVLVDETADAANKGIAYAEAFVETLRRNEKNPVMVQLFAILSHEAIFTDHPAHPWFRERYAAVVIKATDQLAATIDETKLPPGTTVESIARLMIAAADGLRLQWLLDPKALERPKVMNEFFALLAPYIKKPD; this comes from the coding sequence ATGAAGGCAAAAGCAGAACCACGCCGCCGGCGCAGTCCAAAGGGCGAGAGCCGGCGCCAGGAAATCCTCGATGCCGCCACCAAGCTGTTCTCCCATGGCGGCTTCCACACCGCGAGCCTCGCCGATATCGCCGATGCCGTGGGACTGACGCAGGCCGGCCTGCTGCACTATTTTCCGTCCAAGGCGGAACTGCTGCTTGCGGTGCTGCGCCAGCGCGAGGAGCGCGTTCTGGTGGACGAGACCGCCGATGCCGCCAACAAGGGCATCGCCTATGCCGAGGCCTTCGTCGAGACCTTGCGGCGGAACGAGAAGAACCCGGTGATGGTGCAACTCTTCGCGATCCTGTCACACGAGGCGATCTTCACAGACCATCCGGCCCATCCCTGGTTCCGCGAACGATACGCAGCCGTCGTCATCAAGGCGACCGACCAGCTTGCGGCGACGATCGACGAAACGAAGCTGCCGCCCGGCACGACGGTGGAAAGCATCGCCCGGCTGATGATCGCCGCCGCCGACGGGCTGAGACTGCAATGGCTGCTCGATCCGAAAGCGCTCGAACGCCCGAAGGTGATGAACGAGTTCTTCGCTCTCCTCGCCCCCTATATCAAGAAACCGGACTGA
- a CDS encoding sulfatase — protein sequence MRAVMVMFDSLNRLFLPAYGATDVDLPNFRRLSERSVTFDRCYAGSMPCMPARREMHTGRYNFLHRGWGPIEPFDDSVPEMLRGAGVYTHLVTDHQHYWEDGGATYHNRYSTYEFFRGQEGDAWKGEVADPVIPETVTWRKGRLWRQDWINRKYLKTAADYPQTQTFDAGLGFMRTNADDDNWFLQIECFDPHEPFFTDEAHKARTGAQEAGLHYDWPDYRPVLEDAETLARLRKSYAALLTMCDDNLGRVMDLMDAQDMWKDTMLIVCTDHGFLLGEHGWFGKNIQPWFEENIHTPLFLWDPRTGAAGTRSDALVQTIDFGPTLLEYFGVDRTPDMQGRPIAPVLSGSEKPRQHALFGVFGGHVNITDGRYVYMRGPATPSNGPLHEYTLMPTRMDHRFAVPDLQEATLSPPFSFSKGVPLLKVRGMAMGNPYAFGSLLYDLETDPEQRNPLIDDERELLMAQRLVEAMREAEAPPEQYERLGLPETGDVGPEHLLVRKQRELSLETLEQDWTSAPETEFSPALRQPMETLDKVLLEQAAAALGLPAYGPFIERFGYLSLWQISVMLPSVSPERLRAFERTHGRGVMQPAK from the coding sequence ATGCGCGCCGTCATGGTGATGTTCGATAGCCTCAACCGCCTGTTCCTGCCGGCCTATGGCGCCACGGATGTGGACCTTCCGAATTTCCGCCGGCTGTCAGAGCGCAGCGTGACATTCGACCGTTGCTATGCCGGCTCCATGCCCTGCATGCCGGCGCGGCGCGAGATGCATACCGGGCGCTACAATTTCCTGCATCGCGGCTGGGGACCGATCGAGCCCTTCGACGACAGCGTGCCGGAGATGCTGAGAGGGGCAGGCGTCTACACCCATCTTGTCACCGACCATCAGCATTACTGGGAGGACGGCGGCGCGACCTATCACAATCGCTACTCCACCTACGAATTCTTCCGCGGCCAGGAGGGCGATGCCTGGAAGGGCGAGGTCGCGGATCCCGTGATCCCGGAAACCGTGACCTGGCGCAAGGGCCGGCTCTGGCGGCAGGACTGGATCAACCGCAAATACCTGAAGACCGCCGCCGATTATCCGCAAACGCAGACCTTCGACGCTGGCCTCGGCTTCATGCGAACCAATGCCGATGACGACAACTGGTTCCTGCAGATCGAATGCTTCGATCCGCACGAGCCGTTTTTCACCGACGAGGCCCACAAGGCCCGCACCGGCGCGCAAGAGGCCGGGCTGCATTACGACTGGCCGGACTATCGGCCCGTTCTGGAGGACGCGGAAACGCTCGCCCGCCTGCGCAAATCCTATGCGGCGCTGCTGACCATGTGCGACGACAATCTCGGCCGGGTGATGGACCTCATGGACGCGCAGGACATGTGGAAGGACACGATGCTGATCGTGTGCACTGACCACGGTTTCCTGCTCGGCGAACACGGCTGGTTCGGCAAGAACATCCAGCCCTGGTTCGAGGAAAACATCCACACCCCGCTGTTCCTCTGGGATCCGCGCACCGGGGCGGCGGGGACGCGCTCGGATGCCCTCGTGCAAACGATCGATTTCGGCCCGACATTGCTCGAATATTTCGGCGTCGACCGCACGCCCGACATGCAGGGGCGGCCGATCGCGCCGGTTCTTTCCGGCAGCGAAAAACCGAGGCAGCACGCGCTGTTCGGCGTCTTCGGCGGGCATGTCAACATCACCGATGGCCGCTATGTCTATATGCGCGGGCCGGCGACCCCATCCAACGGCCCGCTTCACGAATACACGCTGATGCCGACGCGCATGGACCATCGCTTTGCCGTCCCGGACCTGCAGGAGGCGACCCTCTCCCCGCCCTTCAGCTTTTCGAAGGGCGTTCCGCTGCTGAAGGTCCGGGGCATGGCGATGGGCAACCCCTATGCCTTCGGCAGCCTGCTCTACGATCTTGAGACCGATCCCGAACAGCGCAATCCGTTGATCGATGACGAGCGCGAGCTCCTGATGGCGCAACGGCTTGTGGAGGCGATGCGCGAGGCCGAAGCGCCGCCCGAACAATATGAACGCCTCGGCCTGCCCGAGACCGGCGATGTCGGCCCCGAACACCTGCTTGTCCGCAAACAGAGAGAACTCTCGCTGGAAACCCTTGAACAGGACTGGACATCCGCGCCGGAAACGGAGTTTTCGCCGGCGCTCAGGCAACCGATGGAGACGCTCGACAAGGTCCTTCTGGAACAGGCCGCCGCAGCCCTTGGCCTCCCCGCCTACGGGCCGTTTATCGAACGCTTCGGTTACCTCTCCCTCTGGCAGATCTCGGTCATGCTGCCGAGCGTCTCGCCGGAACGGTTAAGGGCGTTTGAACGGACACACGGCCGAGGCGTGATGCAACCGGCAAAATGA
- a CDS encoding beta-glucosidase: MNSEQTRGAAVNIEQLLDELTLEEQVSLMAGADFWTTVPIPRLAIPAVKVSDGPNGARGAGGLTNGTPAAAFPCAIALGASWNSDAAYEMGATLAAEARSKGARVLLAPTVNIHRSGLNGRNFECYSEDPLLTSMLAVAYIKGLQDNGVGATIKHFVANDSEIDRQTVSSDVDERTLREIYLPPFEAAVKKAGVWAVMTGYNRLNGIHMDSHKWALQDVMRGEFGYDGIFMSDWFGTNSVASSVNAGHDLEMPGPARYRGTRLLDAVKAGEVDPETIRAATRRLLVLFERVGAFDSAGPEAETSRDAPETRALIRRLGAEGAVLLKNEGDLLPLENTVSIAALGPNAGVARLMGGGSAQINAPYRVTPVEGLKAAFGDNRVSHAKGCTNNRLTQVLQGDIELRFHHGRRLEGKPAHIATEEALNCFWFDLPAPELDQNDFSVRAVATFTPEESGTYRAGMTNAGLARAYLDGELLIDGESDWAHGQNFFGTANDERLADIELQAGTTYQLVIDYCSPATADNGITVRALRFGIEKTMGQPEIDDAVRLAAEQDVAVLFVGRQEEWDSEGYDLPDMTLPGRQNALIEAVAAVNPNTVVVLQTGGPVEMPWLDKVKSVVQFWYPGQEVGNAIADVLSGAASPGGRLPQTFPRRMKDNSAWSEDALTYPGKDGHVRYDEGVFVGYRHHDSHNVPPLFPFGFGLGYTQFTWGEAVADTEIMTDAGVTVTVPIVNSGAADGVEVVQLYVHPEAMAKDVPVARPEKELRAFARLALKPGQSGTASLGIVPRDLAYFDVERQRWMAPAGRYALLVAANAGDIRQRLAVDLETEWSEPA; this comes from the coding sequence ATGAACAGCGAGCAGACGCGCGGCGCTGCCGTCAATATCGAGCAACTTCTGGACGAATTGACCCTGGAGGAGCAGGTCTCGCTGATGGCGGGCGCGGATTTCTGGACCACCGTTCCGATCCCGCGCCTCGCCATCCCGGCCGTGAAGGTCTCCGATGGCCCCAATGGCGCACGCGGCGCGGGCGGGCTGACCAACGGCACGCCGGCCGCTGCCTTCCCCTGCGCCATCGCGCTTGGCGCGAGCTGGAACAGCGACGCGGCTTATGAAATGGGGGCGACGCTCGCCGCCGAGGCGCGTTCGAAGGGGGCGCGCGTGCTGCTGGCACCGACGGTCAACATACACCGCTCGGGCCTCAACGGGCGCAATTTCGAATGCTATTCGGAAGACCCGCTGCTGACATCCATGTTGGCCGTCGCCTATATCAAGGGCCTGCAGGACAATGGAGTCGGGGCGACGATCAAGCATTTCGTCGCCAATGATTCCGAAATCGACCGGCAGACGGTGTCCTCCGATGTCGACGAGAGGACGCTGCGCGAAATCTACCTGCCGCCGTTCGAGGCCGCGGTCAAGAAGGCGGGCGTCTGGGCGGTGATGACCGGTTATAACCGGCTCAACGGCATCCATATGGACAGCCACAAATGGGCGCTGCAGGACGTGATGCGGGGTGAGTTCGGCTATGACGGCATCTTCATGTCGGACTGGTTCGGCACGAATTCGGTCGCGAGCTCGGTCAATGCCGGGCACGACCTCGAAATGCCGGGGCCGGCACGCTATCGCGGCACCAGGCTTCTTGACGCGGTGAAGGCCGGGGAGGTTGATCCCGAGACGATCCGTGCCGCAACGCGGCGCCTGCTCGTCCTGTTCGAGCGTGTCGGCGCCTTCGACAGCGCAGGTCCCGAGGCGGAAACGTCGCGTGATGCGCCGGAGACCCGTGCGCTGATCCGTCGCCTCGGTGCGGAAGGCGCCGTTCTTCTGAAGAATGAAGGCGACCTGCTGCCGCTGGAAAACACCGTATCGATCGCGGCCCTCGGACCCAATGCCGGCGTGGCGCGGTTGATGGGCGGCGGATCGGCGCAGATCAACGCGCCCTACCGGGTGACGCCGGTGGAGGGACTGAAGGCCGCCTTCGGTGACAATCGCGTTTCCCATGCCAAGGGCTGCACCAACAACAGGCTGACGCAGGTCCTGCAGGGCGATATCGAGCTTCGGTTCCATCACGGCCGCCGGCTTGAAGGCAAGCCCGCTCACATCGCAACCGAGGAGGCGCTCAACTGCTTCTGGTTCGACTTGCCCGCACCGGAACTGGACCAGAACGATTTTTCCGTGCGGGCCGTCGCCACCTTCACTCCGGAGGAGAGCGGGACCTACCGCGCCGGAATGACCAATGCCGGCCTTGCGCGCGCCTATCTTGATGGCGAACTGCTGATCGACGGCGAGAGCGACTGGGCGCACGGACAGAACTTTTTCGGCACGGCCAATGATGAGAGGCTGGCGGATATCGAACTTCAGGCCGGGACCACCTATCAGCTGGTCATCGACTATTGTTCCCCGGCAACCGCCGATAACGGCATCACCGTCCGCGCGCTCAGGTTCGGGATTGAAAAGACGATGGGGCAGCCGGAAATCGATGATGCCGTCAGGCTTGCGGCGGAGCAGGATGTGGCGGTGCTGTTCGTCGGCCGCCAGGAGGAATGGGACAGCGAGGGGTATGATCTGCCGGACATGACCCTGCCCGGCAGGCAGAATGCACTGATCGAGGCCGTTGCCGCCGTCAATCCGAACACGGTCGTGGTTCTGCAGACCGGCGGGCCGGTGGAAATGCCCTGGCTCGACAAGGTGAAATCGGTCGTCCAGTTCTGGTACCCGGGACAGGAGGTCGGCAATGCGATTGCCGATGTGCTGAGCGGCGCGGCATCTCCCGGCGGACGGCTGCCGCAGACCTTCCCACGCCGCATGAAGGACAATTCGGCCTGGAGCGAAGACGCGCTCACCTATCCCGGCAAGGACGGGCATGTGCGCTACGATGAGGGCGTTTTCGTCGGCTATCGCCATCACGACAGTCACAATGTACCGCCACTCTTTCCCTTCGGTTTCGGCCTCGGCTACACGCAGTTTACCTGGGGCGAGGCCGTCGCAGACACCGAGATTATGACCGATGCCGGTGTCACCGTCACCGTACCGATCGTCAATTCGGGCGCGGCGGATGGCGTCGAGGTCGTGCAGCTTTACGTCCATCCGGAAGCCATGGCTAAAGACGTTCCTGTCGCCCGCCCGGAAAAGGAACTGCGCGCCTTCGCGCGTCTGGCCCTGAAGCCAGGACAGAGCGGAACGGCCAGCCTCGGCATCGTGCCGCGCGATCTCGCCTATTTCGATGTGGAACGCCAGAGATGGATGGCGCCTGCCGGCCGCTACGCGCTTCTCGTGGCCGCCAATGCCGGCGATATCCGCCAGCGTCTGGCCGTCGATCTTGAGACCGAATGGTCAGAACCGGCCTGA
- a CDS encoding TetR/AcrR family transcriptional regulator, whose protein sequence is MKAAVRVFSQSGYQNAAIATVAAEVGLTLPGLLHYFPSKTDLLLAVLEQRDEVTADMLPKESADWRTFLGSLVDIVRYNETIPGVIRAFALLSVESLSADHPAADWFADRSAKTHAMIARALRSGQAEGTFDPAADAGALAFEIIAMMDGLQEQWLRSGETIDMAGIFETYINRLAARYSR, encoded by the coding sequence GTGAAAGCGGCAGTTCGGGTGTTCAGCCAATCGGGCTATCAGAATGCGGCCATTGCCACCGTCGCCGCGGAGGTGGGGCTGACGCTTCCCGGCCTGCTGCACTATTTCCCGAGCAAGACCGATTTGCTGCTGGCTGTCCTGGAACAGCGCGATGAAGTCACCGCCGACATGCTGCCGAAGGAGAGCGCCGACTGGCGCACATTCCTCGGTTCGCTGGTGGACATCGTCCGGTATAACGAGACGATCCCGGGCGTGATCCGCGCCTTCGCGCTTCTGTCGGTGGAAAGCCTATCGGCCGACCATCCAGCGGCGGACTGGTTCGCGGACCGATCGGCAAAGACGCACGCCATGATCGCCAGAGCGCTCAGATCCGGACAGGCCGAGGGGACATTCGACCCGGCCGCCGATGCGGGCGCCCTCGCCTTCGAAATCATCGCCATGATGGACGGCCTGCAGGAGCAATGGCTGCGCTCGGGCGAAACCATCGACATGGCCGGCATCTTCGAAACCTACATCAACCGGCTTGCTGCGCGATACAGCCGCTGA
- a CDS encoding tripartite tricarboxylate transporter permease has protein sequence MLDNLALGFATATTVSNLLYCFLGTFLGTFIGVLPGLGPLAAVAMLLPVSFYLPPETALVMLAGVYYGAEYGGSIASILLNIPGTPSSSITCLDGYPMAREGRAGVALLVTALASFFGGVFGILVIAALAPLLADFALLLEPADYFAVMLLGLVAASVVSSSGTLRGVMMVTLGVLLGTIGVDVNSGATRFTGGVQDLRDGINLVVVAMGLFGVSEAMFSARGASASYAMEKVSWQRFLPMRGEWLRCLGPALRGSLIGSFFGTLPGTGQTVASSIGYAVEKRVSPNRANFGKGAIEGVVVPESANNAAAQTAFIPTLTLGIPGSTTMALMIGALMIHGVTPGPRLISDHPALFWGLIVSFLFGNLFLLVLNIPLIGIWVRLLRIPHYFLYPTIVVLISIGVYSLDHSLFDVWTMLGFGLLGYVLRLYRYEPAPLLIGFILGPMMEEYLRRAMLLSRGDPMIFLQRPGSAVMIAISVLLLVLTALPGLKRLVKSIG, from the coding sequence ATGCTCGACAATCTCGCCCTCGGCTTTGCCACCGCCACCACGGTTTCCAACCTTCTTTACTGTTTCCTCGGTACGTTTCTCGGCACCTTTATCGGCGTTCTGCCTGGCCTCGGTCCGCTGGCGGCGGTTGCGATGCTGCTGCCGGTCTCTTTCTACCTGCCGCCGGAAACCGCGCTCGTCATGCTCGCCGGGGTCTATTACGGCGCGGAATATGGCGGCTCGATCGCCTCCATCCTGCTCAATATTCCGGGCACGCCGTCCTCCTCGATCACCTGCCTCGACGGCTATCCGATGGCGCGCGAGGGCCGCGCCGGCGTCGCCCTTCTGGTCACCGCGCTTGCCTCGTTCTTCGGCGGCGTTTTCGGCATTCTGGTGATTGCCGCGCTCGCGCCGCTGCTCGCGGATTTCGCGCTTCTATTGGAACCGGCGGATTATTTCGCGGTGATGTTGCTCGGCCTTGTCGCGGCATCCGTGGTCTCCAGTTCCGGCACGCTGCGCGGCGTGATGATGGTGACGCTGGGCGTTCTACTCGGCACGATCGGCGTCGACGTCAACAGCGGCGCCACCCGCTTTACCGGCGGCGTTCAGGATCTCCGCGACGGCATCAATCTCGTGGTCGTCGCCATGGGGCTCTTCGGCGTCTCCGAAGCGATGTTTTCCGCGCGCGGGGCATCGGCCTCCTATGCCATGGAAAAGGTCTCCTGGCAGCGTTTCTTGCCGATGCGCGGCGAATGGCTGCGTTGCCTCGGCCCGGCGCTTCGCGGCAGCCTGATCGGCAGCTTTTTCGGCACATTGCCGGGCACTGGCCAGACGGTCGCCTCTTCGATCGGCTATGCCGTGGAAAAGCGCGTCTCGCCCAACCGCGCCAATTTCGGCAAGGGCGCGATCGAGGGAGTGGTGGTGCCGGAATCGGCCAATAATGCCGCAGCCCAGACCGCCTTCATCCCGACGCTGACGCTCGGCATACCGGGATCCACGACGATGGCGCTGATGATCGGCGCCCTGATGATCCACGGCGTCACCCCCGGGCCGCGCCTGATCTCCGATCACCCGGCGCTGTTCTGGGGCCTGATCGTCTCCTTCCTGTTCGGCAATCTTTTCCTGCTGGTGCTCAACATTCCGCTGATCGGCATCTGGGTGAGGCTGCTGCGTATTCCGCATTATTTCCTCTATCCGACGATCGTCGTCCTGATCTCGATCGGCGTCTACAGCCTTGATCACTCGCTCTTCGATGTCTGGACCATGCTCGGCTTCGGCCTGCTCGGCTATGTCTTGAGGCTTTACCGCTACGAACCCGCGCCGCTTCTGATCGGCTTCATCCTCGGGCCCATGATGGAGGAATATCTGCGCCGGGCCATGCTTTTGTCACGCGGCGACCCGATGATCTTCCTCCAGCGACCGGGCAGTGCCGTCATGATCGCGATTTCGGTCCTGCTTCTGGTGCTGACCGCACTCCCGGGGTTGAAACGGCTGGTCAAGTCGATCGGTTGA
- a CDS encoding tripartite tricarboxylate transporter TctB family protein — MLKKLSAQAGTLLIGAIALVFIFGSLTVLDLGTPRRMGPGAFPLIAGGILVILAAVAFVGDMKDRAEHQKVDWRAVVPIVLAVGSFALVTPRFGVLPGAGVCVLIASFAVDALSPLRRAGFVLGAVFGVWLVFIFGLRLPLEAFRGF; from the coding sequence ATGCTGAAGAAGCTTTCGGCGCAGGCGGGCACGCTTCTCATCGGCGCGATCGCCCTCGTTTTTATCTTCGGTTCGCTGACCGTGCTCGACCTAGGCACGCCGCGGCGCATGGGTCCCGGCGCCTTTCCGCTGATAGCCGGCGGCATTCTCGTCATCCTTGCAGCCGTCGCCTTTGTCGGCGACATGAAGGACCGCGCCGAACATCAGAAGGTCGACTGGCGCGCGGTCGTTCCGATCGTGCTTGCGGTGGGAAGTTTTGCGCTGGTCACACCACGCTTCGGCGTGCTGCCGGGCGCTGGCGTCTGCGTCCTCATCGCCAGCTTCGCGGTCGACGCGCTCTCCCCGCTGCGACGCGCGGGTTTCGTCCTCGGCGCCGTTTTCGGCGTCTGGCTCGTCTTCATTTTCGGTCTCAGGCTGCCGCTTGAAGCGTTCCGGGGATTTTGA
- a CDS encoding BMP family ABC transporter substrate-binding protein: MRIRPLAAEQPDLPQIAVVVIGEAEDAGFNASGLAGARQAARAGKGRISIVDGLAYDTAEILESLGGILPDFDGLVFIGGQGDRVMPVLALDWPEKSFAIVQGHAHAENLASYDVAQEHSAYLAGCLAALMTKTGTVGHLSGHRVRPGLKGRAAFVQGVMETDPAVHVLTVFCGSQDDNAITRRWADAEIKAGADIIFTMLNGARQGAIEACRAAGTLQIGNALDWTALAPDVFVASALARIDLGVERAIADVAAGRLPRAPVILGLSEGDYASLALGADVPDAVAERVATAAGAIRDRSIIVSETYDGAEFEPETETGRC; the protein is encoded by the coding sequence ATGCGCATCAGGCCGCTTGCCGCGGAGCAACCCGACTTGCCGCAGATCGCCGTCGTCGTCATCGGCGAGGCGGAGGATGCGGGCTTCAATGCCAGCGGTCTTGCCGGCGCGCGCCAGGCGGCGCGTGCGGGCAAGGGCCGGATCAGCATTGTCGACGGGCTTGCCTATGACACGGCCGAAATCCTCGAAAGCCTCGGCGGAATACTGCCGGATTTCGACGGGCTGGTTTTCATCGGTGGGCAGGGCGATCGGGTCATGCCTGTGCTCGCGCTCGACTGGCCGGAAAAGTCCTTCGCCATCGTCCAGGGCCACGCCCATGCGGAAAATCTGGCAAGCTATGATGTCGCGCAGGAGCATTCGGCCTATCTTGCCGGATGCCTGGCGGCGCTGATGACGAAGACCGGCACGGTCGGCCATCTTTCCGGTCACCGCGTCCGACCGGGCCTGAAGGGTCGCGCCGCCTTCGTGCAGGGCGTGATGGAGACCGATCCCGCCGTCCACGTTCTGACGGTCTTCTGCGGCTCGCAGGACGATAATGCGATCACCCGGCGCTGGGCCGATGCCGAGATCAAGGCCGGTGCAGACATCATCTTCACCATGCTGAACGGCGCCAGACAGGGCGCGATCGAGGCCTGCCGGGCCGCCGGCACTTTACAGATCGGCAATGCGCTCGACTGGACGGCGCTGGCGCCTGATGTGTTTGTCGCCTCGGCACTGGCGCGGATCGATCTTGGCGTGGAGCGTGCCATTGCCGATGTCGCGGCGGGAAGGCTGCCACGGGCACCGGTCATTTTGGGTCTTTCGGAAGGCGATTATGCTTCGCTTGCGCTCGGCGCGGATGTTCCTGATGCCGTCGCCGAACGGGTCGCTACCGCCGCAGGGGCTATCCGCGATCGCAGCATCATCGTTTCCGAGACCTATGACGGGGCGGAGTTCGAACCTGAAACGGAGACCGGGCGATGCTGA
- a CDS encoding Bug family tripartite tricarboxylate transporter substrate binding protein, with the protein MPARPLKSLILAATALAALAPAALAAEYPERPVRILVSFPPGGSSDLVARLLTEKLGAALGQQFVVENKPGAAGTVAATELKNADSDGYTLMLSNLTPFNVAPTSFPDTPYDPVEDFTHIGYIGAVHLGMFVSPELETPDMAAFVEKAKAEPGMLDYGSSGVGSWGHVVAVAFENEAGVELSHIPYKGSGPMRLDFRANVIPVIFDAVPQNLPAVEDGTALPLAVSSPERLETLPDTPTFTELGYDIVAENWLGISGPAGVDPEVVSTLQDALDTALASDDVVAQFDTWGIVGGKMTSEEFTDYVAEGVAEWAPLVKQANQ; encoded by the coding sequence ATGCCGGCCCGTCCGCTGAAATCCTTGATCCTCGCCGCCACCGCCCTTGCTGCGCTCGCGCCCGCGGCACTTGCCGCGGAATATCCCGAAAGGCCCGTTCGTATCCTGGTGTCCTTCCCGCCGGGTGGTTCGAGCGACCTCGTCGCCCGCCTTCTCACCGAAAAGCTCGGGGCCGCGCTTGGCCAGCAATTCGTTGTCGAGAACAAGCCGGGCGCTGCCGGCACGGTCGCCGCAACCGAGCTGAAGAATGCCGACAGTGACGGCTACACGCTGATGCTCTCCAACTTGACGCCCTTCAATGTCGCGCCGACGAGCTTCCCGGATACGCCCTATGATCCGGTCGAAGACTTCACCCATATCGGCTATATCGGCGCCGTCCATCTCGGCATGTTCGTCTCGCCCGAGCTTGAGACGCCGGATATGGCCGCCTTTGTCGAAAAGGCAAAGGCCGAGCCCGGCATGCTGGACTACGGCTCCTCCGGCGTCGGCTCGTGGGGCCATGTCGTGGCCGTTGCCTTCGAGAACGAGGCAGGCGTCGAACTCTCGCACATTCCCTACAAGGGCTCCGGCCCGATGCGGCTCGATTTCCGCGCGAACGTTATCCCGGTGATCTTCGATGCCGTGCCGCAGAACCTGCCGGCCGTTGAGGATGGGACAGCACTCCCGCTCGCCGTCTCCTCGCCAGAACGGCTCGAAACCCTGCCCGATACCCCGACCTTTACCGAACTCGGCTATGATATCGTTGCGGAGAACTGGCTCGGTATTTCCGGTCCGGCCGGCGTCGACCCCGAGGTCGTCTCCACGCTTCAGGACGCGCTCGACACGGCGCTCGCCTCCGATGATGTCGTCGCCCAGTTCGACACATGGGGTATTGTCGGCGGCAAGATGACGAGCGAAGAATTCACAGACTATGTCGCGGAAGGCGTTGCCGAATGGGCCCCGCTCGTCAAGCAGGCGAACCAGTGA
- a CDS encoding MurR/RpiR family transcriptional regulator, which yields MKSEFQNPADDAPFLTRVQRVLPQLSPAERRLGEFLLDFPGELGSYDAQELARLCDVSKATVSRFIRKLGFASYDQAKKAVRDERQTGSRVFFAHAEPEANAAALALDMREDKDNLDWTFANLDPSELEALAAAVVDSRKVWITGQRISQSFAHYIYWQLTKIVGEVAVFPQGGETLGEHVARIEEGDLVIAITLRRRIAGTRQLLDSIAESGARLALISDETMARHPAARWHFPCRIHSDGPQFNHAAVLALCHQIVVRATLKAGRTGRDRLRRVDAVNEKLAQYE from the coding sequence ATGAAATCAGAATTTCAAAACCCTGCCGACGACGCTCCTTTTCTCACCCGCGTGCAACGGGTGTTGCCGCAGTTGAGCCCCGCCGAGCGTCGGCTGGGTGAGTTCCTGCTGGATTTTCCCGGCGAGCTCGGCAGTTATGACGCGCAGGAGCTGGCCCGGCTTTGCGATGTCTCGAAGGCGACCGTTTCGCGCTTTATTCGCAAGCTCGGCTTTGCCAGCTATGACCAGGCGAAAAAGGCGGTGCGCGATGAGCGCCAGACCGGTTCGCGCGTGTTCTTCGCCCATGCCGAGCCGGAAGCCAATGCCGCAGCGCTGGCCCTCGACATGCGTGAGGACAAGGACAATCTCGACTGGACCTTCGCCAATCTCGATCCGAGCGAGCTGGAAGCGCTCGCCGCTGCCGTGGTCGATAGCCGAAAGGTCTGGATCACCGGCCAGCGCATCAGCCAGTCCTTTGCCCATTACATCTACTGGCAACTGACCAAGATCGTCGGCGAGGTCGCGGTTTTCCCGCAAGGCGGCGAAACGCTGGGCGAGCATGTGGCCCGGATCGAGGAAGGCGACCTGGTGATCGCCATCACGCTGCGCCGCCGCATTGCCGGCACGCGGCAATTGCTGGATTCGATTGCGGAAAGCGGCGCGCGCCTTGCCTTGATCTCGGATGAGACCATGGCCCGTCATCCCGCCGCCCGCTGGCATTTTCCCTGCCGGATCCATTCCGACGGGCCGCAGTTCAACCATGCGGCCGTGCTGGCGCTCTGCCACCAGATCGTGGTGCGCGCGACGCTGAAGGCCGGGCGCACGGGCCGCGATCGGCTAAGAAGAGTCGACGCGGTCAACGAAAAGCTGGCGCAGTACGAGTAG